The Verrucomicrobiota bacterium genome has a window encoding:
- a CDS encoding AarF/UbiB family protein has translation MKPFHFLSNAVRAPEIIAILVRWGFEDLLIQLDTPNFLLKNLVRDKVAHLSTNERIRNALEELGPTFVKFGQIVGTRPDKLPQALLVELKKLRSEVEPQPLKRIQPILLKELDRPIEDVFEDFPENPVASGSLGQVYRAKLKESGEWVCVKVQRADAAKTINADFEIIGWFARQIHHRFEGLRPYNLPSLVDEAYRRVKEELDFRNEARNAETFQTMNENPERVFAPAVFGEFTTKRLLITEWVEGQSPDKLAAGTDLAKELARIGGESVFHQIVVAGFFHSDPHSGNMLVTPDNRICLLDWGQVGQITRMMRYNLADLFAGITARNPDKVVDVAERISTSNRPINRSKIEQAVTLLLNRSQKVGPAGTEIGEIGLEFIHTFGTNGIDVPPDYALLAKAILCVEETAKSLDPDFNIQDCAKPYLIKLNRERWNPKTIIRQNFWPLLRALKSLEEIPTDFQRLIRRFEEEDVQINLNHTGTEDLQDTFRNALNRLTVGVVTGALIVGSSLVITTGVQPLLWGYPAIGLLGFLASGCLGFYLVISILRRGRH, from the coding sequence ATGAAGCCTTTTCATTTTCTGTCCAACGCGGTCCGCGCCCCTGAGATCATAGCGATTTTGGTCCGGTGGGGTTTCGAAGACCTTTTGATTCAGCTCGATACTCCTAATTTTCTTCTGAAGAACCTGGTCCGTGACAAGGTTGCGCACCTTTCGACGAATGAGAGAATTAGAAACGCGCTCGAGGAGCTCGGCCCTACCTTCGTTAAATTCGGCCAGATCGTTGGCACAAGACCAGACAAGCTTCCACAGGCGCTTCTCGTAGAGCTCAAAAAGCTTCGAAGCGAAGTTGAACCTCAGCCTCTCAAAAGGATTCAGCCGATTCTCCTGAAAGAACTGGATCGTCCTATCGAAGATGTTTTCGAGGATTTTCCAGAGAATCCTGTTGCCTCCGGATCTCTCGGTCAGGTCTATCGCGCCAAGCTCAAAGAATCTGGAGAATGGGTATGCGTTAAGGTGCAAAGAGCAGACGCCGCAAAGACGATCAACGCAGACTTTGAGATCATCGGATGGTTCGCCCGCCAGATCCACCACCGGTTTGAAGGTTTGAGACCATACAACTTACCCAGTTTGGTAGATGAAGCCTATCGGAGGGTGAAGGAAGAGTTGGATTTTCGCAACGAGGCCCGGAACGCAGAGACTTTTCAAACGATGAATGAGAACCCCGAGCGGGTTTTCGCTCCTGCGGTATTCGGAGAATTCACGACCAAGCGCCTCCTGATTACGGAATGGGTAGAAGGCCAGAGTCCTGACAAGCTTGCCGCAGGAACAGATTTGGCGAAAGAGTTGGCCCGGATCGGTGGTGAGAGTGTATTTCACCAAATTGTCGTAGCAGGGTTCTTTCATTCCGATCCACACAGTGGAAACATGCTGGTGACGCCTGATAATCGGATCTGCCTTCTTGATTGGGGCCAGGTAGGTCAAATCACCCGGATGATGCGATATAATCTCGCAGATCTTTTTGCCGGAATTACCGCCCGCAACCCCGATAAGGTCGTTGATGTTGCCGAGCGAATCTCAACCAGCAATCGCCCAATCAACCGGAGCAAGATCGAACAAGCAGTTACGCTTCTTCTAAATCGCAGTCAAAAAGTAGGGCCAGCGGGAACCGAAATCGGGGAGATCGGTCTCGAGTTTATCCATACATTTGGAACCAACGGAATCGACGTGCCTCCCGACTATGCTTTGCTAGCAAAGGCGATTCTGTGCGTGGAAGAGACCGCCAAAAGCCTAGACCCCGACTTCAACATTCAGGACTGCGCTAAACCTTACCTGATCAAACTAAACAGGGAACGCTGGAACCCAAAGACGATCATTCGCCAGAACTTCTGGCCTCTCTTGCGTGCCTTGAAGAGTCTCGAAGAGATTCCGACTGACTTTCAACGGCTAATCCGGAGGTTTGAAGAAGAGGACGTTCAGATCAACCTGAACCACACCGGAACAGAGGATCTCCAGGACACGTTTCGAAACGCTTTGAATCGCCTTACTGTTGGCGTAGTGACGGGCGCTTTGATTGTCGGCTCCTCCCTTGTCATCACCACAGGTGTTCAGCCCTTGCTCTGGGGCTATCCAGCAATCGGACTGCTCGGGTTTCTTGCGTCTGGATGTCTTGGTTTCTACCTAGTCATTTCGATCTTACGAAGAGGACGCCACTAG
- a CDS encoding undecaprenyl-diphosphate phosphatase yields the protein MTFLTIASLLCSSVSYGYEAGTESSQDPSSVRTTEITYTDAIILGIVEGLTEYLPVSSTGHLILANSLLGLDSDQPIMEVNTPTGRETKTLRDAANAYTIIIQGGAILAVLIIYWKRIQDIIAGVFGRSRTGILLLRNLLVAFAPAVILGLLLEEWIDEHLFGPLPVVNALVVGAFLMFAVEGWRKRRLAKKHIDTNGPELHELSVSRSLLIGLLQCVAMWPGMSRSMMTIVGGYFAGLSPAKAAEFSFLLGLITLSAASGYKTLKEGSWMIEAMSPGPVLVGIVVATVFAALSVKWLVSYLEKHGLGIFAWYRILLAVAVYTLLIF from the coding sequence ATGACTTTTCTCACCATTGCCAGCCTTCTTTGCTCTTCAGTTTCTTACGGTTATGAAGCGGGGACGGAATCCTCCCAAGATCCATCATCCGTCCGAACCACCGAGATTACCTACACTGACGCGATCATTTTGGGGATAGTCGAAGGCCTTACGGAGTATTTGCCGGTGTCCAGCACGGGTCATTTGATCCTAGCCAACAGTCTTCTTGGTCTGGACAGCGACCAACCAATCATGGAAGTAAATACTCCAACAGGCCGAGAGACCAAGACGCTGCGTGATGCTGCGAATGCCTACACGATCATTATTCAAGGAGGTGCAATCCTTGCGGTTCTCATAATTTATTGGAAACGGATTCAAGATATAATTGCGGGAGTTTTTGGGCGAAGTAGGACCGGAATACTCCTGTTGCGAAACCTGTTGGTCGCTTTTGCACCAGCGGTAATTCTCGGACTCTTGCTTGAGGAATGGATTGATGAACATCTATTTGGCCCATTGCCCGTGGTGAATGCTCTCGTTGTTGGCGCTTTCCTGATGTTTGCCGTCGAAGGATGGCGCAAGAGACGTCTAGCCAAAAAACACATCGATACAAATGGACCCGAGCTGCACGAATTATCCGTTTCGCGGTCGCTCCTTATCGGACTCTTACAATGCGTTGCTATGTGGCCGGGAATGAGTCGCTCGATGATGACGATTGTCGGAGGATATTTTGCGGGGCTTTCTCCAGCAAAAGCGGCAGAGTTCAGCTTTCTTTTGGGACTGATTACCCTTTCCGCTGCATCCGGTTATAAAACCCTGAAAGAAGGTTCATGGATGATCGAAGCGATGAGCCCAGGTCCGGTCTTGGTGGGAATAGTGGTAGCCACCGTGTTTGCCGCTTTATCTGTAAAATGGCTGGTCTCGTATCTGGAGAAACATGGTTTGGGTATCTTCGCATGGTATCGGATTCTCTTAGCAGTTGCTGTATACACCCTTCTCATCTTCTAG
- a CDS encoding alpha-1,4-glucan--maltose-1-phosphate maltosyltransferase, with the protein MSNSQIPSHGSSRAVIEAIEPSVDQGEFPVKSVIGEAVVVSANVFADGHDTIFAVARLRKQGDENWIETPLDPFPNDQWRATIYPESIGIHELSIAAWVDPFFSWLSGFKKKVDSAQTLGVEITVGVALLQSLEQRIPAEERNSLNETIQTLTDGDVPMGEKVSLLLGEKLSAIARRFPDRKNETVQHSSEIWVERKLAIFSAWYEFFPRSSSRKPGQHGTFAEAQDMLHHVASLGFNIVYLPPIHPIGQKHRKGKNNTLNAGPSDVGSPWAIGSAKGGHKSIHPSLGSLNDFQKFIAKAGELGLEVALDIAFQCSPDHPYVSEHPEWFKWRPDGTVQFAENPPKKYEDIIPFDFECEDWRSLWKELKSVLDHWIGCGIKVFRIDNPHTKPFEFWRWLIREIKGKNPEVIFLSEAFTRPKLKYRLGKSGFTHGYTYFTWRNTKEELESYMNELCLLERQRTFWPNFWPNTPDILPEVLQYGGQQAFIQRLILAATLSSNYGMYGPAYEQCVHEAYSGKEEYNFSEKYEIKTWDLSAPGNICEIIRRVNHIRRDHPALQRTFNLKFIETDNPQLIAFVKADTSGLDIILVVVNLDPYNEQSGWIRLPLNEYGINETQSFLVQDLLPGRDGEMPRSNYLWNGVRNFVKLTPYVTPAHIFRIFRKQRREDDFDYWI; encoded by the coding sequence ATGAGCAACTCACAAATTCCCTCTCACGGATCAAGCCGTGCGGTGATAGAGGCCATCGAACCTTCTGTCGACCAAGGGGAATTCCCGGTCAAATCCGTTATTGGGGAGGCAGTGGTGGTTTCAGCGAATGTCTTTGCTGATGGACACGATACGATCTTTGCAGTTGCCCGATTACGAAAGCAGGGAGACGAAAATTGGATCGAAACCCCGCTGGATCCTTTTCCAAACGATCAGTGGAGAGCCACGATTTATCCGGAGTCTATCGGAATTCACGAACTGTCCATCGCCGCATGGGTCGACCCGTTCTTCTCATGGTTGTCTGGGTTTAAGAAAAAAGTAGATTCAGCGCAAACTCTAGGAGTTGAGATCACTGTTGGCGTTGCCCTTTTACAGTCTCTTGAGCAACGAATTCCTGCCGAAGAACGAAATTCGCTCAACGAAACGATCCAAACTCTCACCGATGGAGATGTGCCCATGGGAGAGAAAGTGTCGCTTCTCCTTGGAGAAAAACTATCAGCAATCGCCCGCCGTTTCCCGGACCGCAAGAACGAAACCGTCCAACACTCTTCAGAAATCTGGGTAGAGAGGAAGCTCGCAATTTTTAGCGCTTGGTATGAGTTTTTCCCGAGATCATCGTCTAGAAAACCCGGTCAACATGGAACTTTTGCCGAGGCGCAGGACATGCTCCACCACGTTGCCTCGCTAGGCTTTAACATCGTCTACCTCCCGCCAATCCATCCGATCGGCCAGAAGCACAGGAAAGGCAAAAACAATACCCTCAATGCTGGTCCGTCAGATGTTGGAAGTCCGTGGGCGATCGGTTCCGCTAAAGGTGGTCATAAGTCCATTCATCCCTCACTTGGCAGCTTAAACGATTTTCAGAAGTTCATTGCAAAGGCAGGCGAATTGGGTCTTGAGGTAGCTCTCGATATCGCATTCCAGTGTTCGCCTGACCACCCCTATGTCAGTGAACATCCAGAGTGGTTCAAGTGGCGCCCGGACGGGACCGTACAGTTCGCTGAGAATCCTCCAAAAAAGTACGAAGACATCATACCCTTTGATTTTGAGTGTGAAGACTGGAGAAGTCTCTGGAAAGAGTTGAAGTCTGTCCTCGATCACTGGATTGGCTGCGGAATAAAGGTTTTCCGTATCGATAATCCACATACAAAACCATTTGAATTCTGGAGGTGGCTCATTCGCGAGATAAAAGGCAAGAACCCAGAGGTAATTTTTCTGAGCGAAGCTTTCACCCGCCCGAAACTGAAATACCGCCTCGGTAAATCAGGCTTCACCCATGGCTACACTTATTTTACCTGGCGCAACACGAAGGAAGAGCTTGAATCCTACATGAACGAGCTTTGCCTTTTGGAGCGACAACGGACTTTCTGGCCGAATTTCTGGCCAAACACACCCGACATATTACCAGAAGTTCTTCAATACGGTGGACAGCAAGCCTTCATCCAGCGGTTGATCCTCGCAGCAACCCTCTCTTCCAACTACGGAATGTATGGACCGGCATACGAGCAGTGCGTCCATGAAGCCTATTCGGGCAAGGAGGAGTATAACTTCTCAGAGAAATACGAAATCAAGACTTGGGATCTCTCTGCACCTGGGAACATTTGCGAAATCATCCGCCGGGTAAATCATATCCGCCGAGACCATCCTGCTTTGCAGCGAACCTTTAATCTTAAATTTATCGAGACAGATAATCCGCAACTCATAGCATTTGTGAAGGCTGATACGAGCGGTCTCGATATCATCCTAGTGGTAGTCAATTTGGACCCCTACAATGAGCAATCCGGCTGGATCCGATTGCCTTTGAATGAATACGGGATCAACGAAACCCAGTCTTTCCTCGTACAAGATCTCCTCCCGGGCCGAGATGGCGAAATGCCTCGATCCAACTACCTATGGAATGGGGTTCGGAATTTCGTCAAACTCACCCCATACGTTACCCCCGCACACATTTTCCGGATCTTCCGCAAACAACGTCGTGAGGATGATTTCGACTACTGGATCTAA
- the glgA gene encoding glycogen synthase yields MKTLLLTNEYPPNVYGGAGVHVDYLSRHLANQVEVEVRCFGDQSSEQPGLKVRGFSGISGNSNFPENLTAVFDSATRCLGFNEAGIDADLVHCHTWYTHLGGIFAKLNYGIPLVVTIHSLEPLRPWKREQLGGGYDFSMWVEKTAIEMADAIIAVSRGTRDDVLRNFNVDPAKIRVIYNGIDTDEYRKVDSPEVLIRNGIDPNTPFVLFVGRITRQKGIIHLVNAIRYFDPGIQVVLCAGAPDTPEIGSEMKEAVSRASRERNQVVWIERMLPRDEMISIYSHAKLFCCPSIYEPFGIINLEAMACETPVVASAVGGIPEVVVHGETGHLVPLAQEEEAPFNPRDPDSYSRDLARPINRIMSDDELCVRFAHAGRKRAESTFSWKAIAQETADLYGSLLK; encoded by the coding sequence GTGAAAACCCTTCTCCTCACCAATGAATACCCGCCGAATGTCTATGGCGGAGCGGGTGTCCATGTCGATTACCTTAGCCGACATCTTGCGAATCAAGTAGAAGTTGAAGTCCGATGCTTCGGCGATCAAAGTTCTGAACAACCGGGTTTGAAAGTGCGGGGTTTTTCAGGAATTTCCGGCAATTCGAATTTCCCCGAAAACTTGACCGCAGTTTTTGATTCAGCGACTCGCTGCCTCGGCTTCAATGAAGCTGGTATCGATGCCGATCTGGTTCACTGTCACACTTGGTACACCCACCTCGGTGGAATCTTTGCGAAACTCAACTATGGCATTCCACTGGTGGTCACCATTCACTCTCTGGAACCACTTCGTCCATGGAAACGAGAACAATTGGGAGGTGGATACGATTTTTCCATGTGGGTGGAGAAAACCGCTATTGAGATGGCGGACGCAATCATAGCGGTGTCCAGAGGCACTCGTGATGACGTCCTTCGCAATTTCAATGTGGATCCCGCCAAGATCCGTGTGATCTACAACGGAATCGATACAGACGAGTACCGCAAAGTCGACTCGCCTGAAGTCTTGATCAGGAATGGTATCGATCCCAACACTCCCTTTGTCCTCTTCGTAGGACGCATCACACGCCAGAAAGGTATCATTCATTTGGTCAATGCGATTCGCTATTTTGATCCGGGAATTCAAGTAGTGCTTTGTGCTGGAGCTCCCGACACTCCTGAAATCGGATCGGAGATGAAAGAGGCAGTGAGCCGGGCCTCTCGCGAACGCAATCAAGTTGTGTGGATCGAAAGAATGCTGCCGCGAGATGAGATGATCTCTATTTATTCACATGCGAAGCTTTTCTGCTGTCCCTCGATCTACGAACCATTTGGCATCATTAACCTTGAAGCCATGGCGTGTGAAACACCCGTTGTCGCGTCGGCCGTAGGTGGAATTCCCGAAGTAGTCGTCCACGGAGAAACGGGCCATCTTGTGCCTCTCGCCCAAGAGGAAGAGGCACCCTTCAATCCTCGCGACCCCGATTCCTACTCCCGGGATCTCGCACGCCCAATCAATCGTATCATGAGCGATGATGAGCTCTGCGTTAGGTTTGCCCATGCCGGCCGGAAACGGGCCGAATCAACTTTTAGTTGGAAAGCGATCGCCCAAGAAACCGCCGACCTCTACGGCTCTCTTCTCAAGTAG
- a CDS encoding acetyl-CoA carboxylase carboxyltransferase subunit alpha, translating into MEGSEFTLEFEKPLRDLEAQLRQLQETSEQSNMDVSEEISAIERKIERTKREVYSGLTVWQKVQLARHPKRPTSLDYIGFLLKGFEEIHGDRLFKDDPAFVGGPAFFNGRPVMVIGQQKGRDTKGNLRRNFGCPHPEGYRKALRLMRMADKFGMPIISLIDTPGAFPGIGAEERHVAEAIAVNIREMSLFEVPIIAVVIGEGGSGGALGVALADSVLILENAYYSVISPEGCAAILWKDRKFAPEAAEALGLSSDSLLEHGVVDEVIEEPFGGAQSGPQETADRLRAALLKHLSRLTRMKPANLIQHRYNRFRKLGVYSES; encoded by the coding sequence ATGGAAGGTTCTGAGTTTACCCTGGAGTTTGAAAAGCCATTACGGGATCTAGAGGCGCAGCTCCGGCAACTGCAGGAAACATCCGAGCAGAGCAACATGGATGTTTCGGAGGAAATCTCGGCAATCGAACGGAAAATTGAGCGAACAAAGCGCGAAGTCTACTCGGGCCTGACAGTCTGGCAGAAGGTTCAATTAGCCCGGCATCCGAAGCGCCCTACGTCGTTGGATTATATCGGGTTTCTTCTCAAAGGATTCGAGGAGATCCATGGCGACCGGCTCTTCAAAGACGACCCTGCATTTGTCGGTGGCCCCGCATTCTTTAATGGAAGACCGGTCATGGTCATCGGCCAACAAAAGGGCCGCGATACAAAAGGCAATTTGCGACGAAACTTCGGGTGTCCTCACCCCGAAGGATACAGGAAGGCACTGCGCCTGATGCGAATGGCCGATAAGTTCGGGATGCCGATCATCTCACTAATAGACACCCCTGGGGCGTTTCCGGGAATCGGTGCCGAAGAGCGTCACGTCGCCGAAGCGATCGCAGTCAACATTAGGGAAATGAGTCTTTTTGAGGTTCCGATCATAGCGGTGGTGATTGGTGAGGGAGGATCGGGAGGTGCTCTCGGGGTAGCTCTGGCAGATTCGGTTCTGATTCTCGAAAATGCCTACTATTCGGTGATCTCTCCCGAAGGCTGTGCGGCTATTCTTTGGAAGGACCGGAAATTTGCTCCCGAAGCCGCCGAGGCTCTCGGACTAAGTAGTGATTCCCTTTTGGAGCATGGAGTAGTCGATGAGGTGATCGAGGAGCCATTCGGCGGTGCTCAATCTGGGCCCCAAGAAACGGCGGACCGTCTGCGTGCAGCACTCTTAAAACATCTTTCCCGGCTGACTCGGATGAAGCCGGCCAACTTAATCCAACACCGCTACAACCGTTTTCGAAAGCTTGGAGTATACTCGGAAAGCTAG
- a CDS encoding DUF1015 family protein, whose amino-acid sequence MRIRSFQGLRPSSEFVEEVVSLPYDVVSTEEARQLAEGKPNSMLHVVRAEIGFPDNQDPYADEVYNKAVENFEGLQNRGALIRETEPCLYLYRQKMGDHEQTGIMALSHVDEYVAGKIKRHERTRPVKENDRTRLTKEMGANAGPVFLTFKDDSRIHSLVDAHRTEKPIYDLVAPDGISHTIWRIPSGTEFVEAFKSVPSFYVADGHHRAASAARVASEAKEENPHHTGEEDYNWFLTVLFPASELKILAYNRLVTDLNGLSEEEVLQQIASIAPVRSGVDGVPPEPREIRFFLSGMWHGIRLEPEDGASVVSSLDVSLLQDKILNPILGINDPRTDERIDFVGGIRGTKFLEDKVDQGSAAIAFSLYPVLIEQLMEIADVDEIMPPKSTWFEPKLRSGFAIHTFK is encoded by the coding sequence ATGCGCATCCGTTCGTTTCAAGGTTTACGGCCATCCTCAGAGTTCGTTGAAGAAGTCGTATCACTTCCCTACGATGTTGTTTCTACGGAAGAAGCACGTCAACTAGCCGAGGGTAAGCCCAACAGTATGCTCCATGTAGTCAGGGCGGAGATCGGTTTTCCGGACAATCAGGATCCCTATGCGGACGAAGTGTATAACAAGGCGGTTGAAAATTTCGAAGGTCTTCAAAACAGAGGGGCTCTCATACGGGAAACTGAACCATGCCTGTATCTCTATCGCCAGAAAATGGGGGATCACGAACAGACCGGAATCATGGCATTGAGCCACGTTGACGAGTATGTTGCAGGAAAAATCAAACGGCATGAACGCACGAGGCCAGTGAAGGAGAACGATCGCACTCGGCTCACGAAAGAGATGGGGGCGAATGCCGGGCCCGTGTTCTTAACCTTCAAGGATGATTCTAGAATTCATTCGCTTGTCGACGCTCACAGAACTGAGAAGCCGATTTATGACCTGGTAGCTCCTGACGGTATTAGCCACACCATCTGGAGAATCCCGTCGGGAACCGAGTTTGTCGAGGCGTTCAAAAGCGTGCCCAGTTTTTACGTTGCAGATGGCCACCATCGAGCCGCCAGCGCAGCGAGGGTCGCGAGTGAAGCAAAAGAGGAAAACCCTCATCATACTGGAGAAGAGGATTACAACTGGTTTCTAACGGTTCTCTTTCCAGCGTCTGAACTGAAGATCCTCGCTTACAACCGGCTGGTCACGGATTTAAATGGTCTTTCTGAGGAGGAGGTTCTACAGCAAATCGCAAGTATCGCACCGGTTCGTAGCGGCGTTGATGGAGTTCCACCCGAGCCGCGCGAAATCCGGTTTTTTCTTTCTGGAATGTGGCATGGTATTCGTTTGGAGCCTGAGGATGGAGCGAGTGTAGTTTCGTCACTGGATGTTAGCCTGCTCCAGGATAAAATTCTCAACCCGATTCTCGGAATCAATGATCCCCGGACCGATGAAAGGATTGATTTTGTCGGAGGAATCCGCGGAACGAAATTTCTCGAAGATAAAGTCGATCAAGGCAGTGCCGCAATCGCGTTTAGCCTCTACCCAGTCCTTATCGAGCAGCTCATGGAGATCGCGGATGTAGACGAAATCATGCCACCGAAGAGCACCTGGTTTGAACCAAAGCTTCGTTCAGGCTTCGCGATCCACACGTTTAAATAG
- a CDS encoding YdcF family protein yields MALLGAVLLLFQKAKRTAFMLLLGSLALLFLLSIPAFQKPFLRYAESGSASPIPAKQTSAPIVVLGAGTRYIEGGSSSQSLGSTAIARCVEGIQLARQMPSVPLIFTGGQIGARPPSSTDMASLAIDLGVDPSRIITFSDPTSTAEEARRTFEQIGPATIYLVTSALHLPRAVELFKKEGLDPIPVPCDFLVDDSAVGFLDFLPSAEAWGNWQKLFHEVYGRIWIRIAN; encoded by the coding sequence GTGGCCCTGCTAGGAGCTGTTTTACTACTATTCCAAAAAGCAAAGAGGACAGCCTTTATGCTGTTGCTGGGAAGCCTCGCACTTCTCTTTCTACTTTCAATCCCCGCATTTCAGAAACCGTTTCTTCGATACGCGGAATCGGGGTCTGCCAGCCCGATCCCGGCAAAACAAACATCCGCACCCATAGTCGTTCTCGGGGCTGGAACACGGTATATCGAGGGTGGCTCCTCCTCCCAAAGCCTAGGGTCTACAGCGATCGCAAGATGCGTAGAGGGAATTCAACTCGCTCGCCAGATGCCTTCAGTCCCTCTCATTTTCACGGGCGGTCAGATTGGGGCAAGACCCCCTTCGTCAACAGATATGGCTTCTCTTGCTATCGATCTCGGAGTTGACCCATCCCGGATTATCACATTTAGCGACCCCACATCGACCGCCGAGGAAGCGCGACGAACATTTGAACAAATCGGACCCGCTACGATTTACCTCGTAACGTCCGCTTTGCATCTACCTAGAGCCGTTGAGCTATTCAAAAAAGAGGGGCTCGATCCAATACCCGTTCCTTGCGACTTTCTAGTCGACGATTCAGCGGTTGGCTTCCTCGACTTTCTTCCGAGTGCGGAAGCCTGGGGGAATTGGCAAAAGCTTTTCCACGAAGTCTACGGGCGAATTTGGATTCGTATCGCAAACTAA
- a CDS encoding FAD-linked oxidase C-terminal domain-containing protein yields the protein MTTETALEDLRSALGERVRTDEESLYRNSFDGMRLAFDHDADIQVDHPDQVQTILRLANHHHIPITVRGSGSSLTGSASPACGGWVILLDHLRNLSIDPTNRFAHAEPGVIVQDLQAKALEEGLFYPPDPSSLKYCTVGGNIACNAGGMRCVKYGVTRDYVVALEGFLPTGEAVTFGRNVRKFATGYNLRDLWVGSEGTLGVVTKATLRLIRAPEASWSLIAAFPTERLSLEAVQSLCNSGIEPSIVEFLDIPSVTGAEASFQRPIFEGMPGRSLLLIQIDGSSEEVDRSSDQLLKWAQKHAEAFRPAPNEESAEELWEIRRACSGAMFELGDSKLNEDVVVPLHRQVDLIDAVQKIRDEHRISVAVFGHAGDGNLHVNIMHHREDSAESERARQGLGELMEEVIELGGAISGEHGVGLAKSPFLRLQLSEAEISAMKKIKNALDPNNILNPGKIFEPYEVWNQEKENYRFPWDRR from the coding sequence ATGACTACTGAGACAGCACTTGAGGATCTACGTTCTGCTCTCGGCGAGCGAGTTCGAACGGATGAGGAGTCTCTCTACCGAAATTCTTTCGATGGTATGCGTCTCGCGTTCGATCACGACGCTGACATCCAGGTCGATCACCCAGATCAGGTTCAAACCATTCTGCGGCTCGCCAACCACCATCACATTCCTATCACTGTCCGTGGATCAGGCAGTTCGCTTACCGGCTCTGCAAGCCCAGCCTGCGGTGGATGGGTGATTCTTCTCGATCACCTGAGAAACCTTTCGATAGACCCAACCAACCGATTTGCTCATGCCGAGCCGGGTGTGATCGTGCAAGACTTGCAAGCGAAGGCCCTCGAAGAGGGGCTATTTTATCCTCCAGATCCCTCTTCACTTAAATACTGCACCGTCGGCGGAAACATAGCCTGTAACGCAGGTGGCATGAGGTGTGTGAAATACGGTGTGACGAGGGATTATGTAGTGGCCCTAGAAGGCTTTCTTCCAACGGGGGAAGCAGTCACTTTTGGGCGGAATGTCCGCAAATTTGCGACCGGATACAATCTTCGTGACCTCTGGGTCGGAAGCGAAGGAACCCTCGGAGTAGTAACCAAGGCCACTCTTCGCCTCATCCGCGCACCCGAGGCTAGCTGGAGTCTGATTGCCGCATTCCCAACCGAGCGGCTCTCTCTAGAGGCGGTTCAGAGCCTTTGCAATAGTGGAATCGAACCATCGATTGTCGAGTTTCTTGACATACCCAGCGTCACTGGCGCGGAGGCCTCATTTCAAAGACCTATTTTTGAGGGCATGCCGGGGAGGAGCCTTCTCCTGATCCAGATAGACGGGAGCAGCGAGGAGGTCGATCGGTCAAGCGACCAACTTTTGAAATGGGCACAAAAGCACGCCGAGGCATTTCGACCTGCTCCGAATGAGGAATCTGCCGAGGAACTTTGGGAGATCCGGAGAGCCTGTTCTGGGGCAATGTTTGAATTGGGCGATAGCAAGCTCAATGAAGACGTCGTAGTTCCCCTCCATCGACAAGTCGACCTAATCGATGCGGTTCAAAAGATCCGGGACGAACATAGGATCAGCGTAGCTGTTTTTGGGCATGCAGGTGATGGAAACCTACACGTCAACATTATGCATCACCGCGAGGACTCAGCCGAATCCGAGAGGGCACGGCAAGGTCTGGGCGAGCTCATGGAAGAGGTAATTGAACTCGGTGGTGCTATCAGTGGCGAACACGGCGTAGGACTCGCAAAGTCTCCTTTTCTTCGCCTGCAATTGAGCGAGGCAGAAATCAGCGCGATGAAAAAAATAAAGAACGCACTCGACCCGAATAACATCCTTAATCCAGGAAAGATCTTCGAGCCCTACGAGGTTTGGAACCAAGAAAAAGAAAACTATCGGTTTCCCTGGGATCGACGCTAA